A genomic window from Punica granatum isolate Tunisia-2019 chromosome 2, ASM765513v2, whole genome shotgun sequence includes:
- the LOC116197489 gene encoding CDPK-related kinase 7-like, which produces MGLCHGKPSEIPQARPQGLPTFDKNEAFPDLVIETPQNPPHHSKSKSSSFPFPSPSPLRSLFKNSPALGGNSNSSSVKSTPLRIFKRPFPPPSPAKHIRALLAKRYGTVKPNEATIPEGSECEIGLDKNFGFSKQFSAHYELGEEVGRGHFGYTRSAKAKKGTLKGQEAAVKVIPKSKMTTAIAIEDVRREVKILRALSGHKNLVQFYDAYEDEDHVYIVMEWCQGGELLDRILARGGKYSEEDAKAVMVQILTAVAFCHLQGVVHRDLKPENFLYTTQSENSPLKAIDFGLSDYVKPDERLNDIVGSAYYVAPEVLHRSYGTEADMWSIGVIAYILLCGSRPFWARTESGIFRAVLKADPSFDESPWPSLSPEAIDFVKRLLNKDYRKRLTAAQALSHPWLAGHPDVKITLDMIIYRLVKIYICSSSLRKSALRALAKTLTVPQLAYLKEQFNMLGPNKNGFITMQNFKMAAMRNCTDAMKHSRVLDYVNLLSSVQYRKLDFEEFCAASISVHQLEGTANWEEHARRGFELFEKDGNRVIKIEELASELGLSPSVPVHVVLQDWIRHSDGKLNFLGFVRLVRGVSARTIQKV; this is translated from the exons ATGGGACTCTGTCACGGAAAACCCTCTGAGATCCCACAAGCTCGTCCCCAGGGCCTCCCGACATTCGATAAGAATGAGGCCTTCCCTGATCTGGTGATTGAAACTCCACAGAACCCACCGCATCACTCCAAGAGCAAGTCCTCGAGCTTCCCTTTCCCCAGCCCCAGCCCCCTCCGGAGTCTCTTCAAGAACTCTCCGGCCCTCGGCGGCAACTCCAACTCCTCCAGCGTGAAGTCAACCCCTCTCCGGATCTTCAAGCGGCCCTTCCCCCCTCCCTCGCCGGCCAAGCACATCCGGGCCCTGCTCGCAAAGCGGTATGGGACCGTAAAGCCCAATGAGGCCACAATCCCTGAAGGGAGCGAGTGCGAGATTGGGCTCGACAAGAATTTCGGGTTCTCGAAGCAGTTTAGTGCCCACTACGAGCTCGGGGAAGAGGTGGGCAGAGGCCACTTTGGGTACACTCGCTCGGCTAAGGCCAAGAAAGGGACCCTGAAGGGGCaggaagctgctgtcaaagtCATCCCCAAGTCTAAG ATGACCACTGCAATTGCTATTGAGGATGTGAGAAGGGAAGTGAAGATTTTGAGGGCGTTGAGTGGCCACAAGAACTTAGTCCAATTCTACGATGCTTACGAAGATGAAGACCATGTCTATATTGTGATGGA GTGGTGCCAAGGAGGTGAATTACTAGATAGAATACTTGCAAG GGGTGGAAAATACTCCGAAGAAGATGCCAAGGCTGTAATGGTTCAAATATTAACTGCAGTGGCTTTCTGTCATCTCCAAGGTGTTGTCCACCGGGACCTAAAGCCTGAG AATTTTCTTTACACCACCCAAAGTGAGAACTCCCCTCTGAAGGCCATTGACTTCGGACTTTCAGACTATGTAAAGCCAG ATGAACGGTTAAACGATATTGTGGGAAGCGCATATTATGTAGCTCCTGAGGTTCTTCATCGATCGTATGGAACCGAAGCAGACATGTGGAGTATCGGTGTCATAGCCTATATTCTACTCTGTGGGAGTCGACCTTTCTGGGCCCGCACAGAATCTGGAATCTTCCGAGCCGTTCTTAAGGCCGATCCCAGTTTTGATGAAAGTCCGTGGCCTTCATTGTCCCCTGAGGCGATAGATTTTGTGAAGAGATTATTGAACAAAGACTACCGGAAAAGATTGACTGCAGCCCAGGCTTTGA gTCACCCATGGCTTGCAGGTCATCCCGATGTGAAGATAACGTTGGATATGATTATATATCGActtgtaaaaatatatatatgctcttCTTCTTTACGAAAATCAGCACTACGT GCACTTGCAAAGACTTTAACCGTACCTCAGCTAGCTTATCTCAAGGAGCAGTTCAACATGTTGGGGCCAAACAAGAATGGGTTCATCACTATGCAGAATTTTAAGATG GCAGCAATGAGAAACTGCACGGATGCAATGAAGCATTCTCGCGTCCTTGATTATGTTAACTTG CTTAGTTCCGTCCAGTACcggaaattagattttgaagAATTCTGCGCTGCTTCAATAAGTGTGCACCAGCTTGAGGGCACGGCAAATTGGGAAGAACACGCGAGAAGAGGATTTGAGCTTTTTGAAAAAGATGGAAATAGGGTCATTAAGATTGAAGAACTTGCCTCT GAACTTGGACTCAGCCCATCGGTGCCTGTTCACGTAGTCCTCCAGGACTGGATCAGACACTCGGACGGGAAGCTGAACTTCCTAGGTTTTGTCAGACTCGTTCGTGGGGTCTCTGCTCGAACTATTCAGAAGGTTTGA